The segment CATTTACTTCGCACGTTCGGCTTTTTTCGCCATCCCAGATATCTATATTTTTGCTGACATGGAAAAATGGCTCGCCATCAGTATTTTGAATTATCGCATTTAATCTCTGTACTTGGGCTTTTCTCTTCTGTTGTGCTTGGGCGGCAGCATCAGGATCGGCTATACCAGTCTTGTTATTGGGCTTGTTCCGAGCTTTAATTTTTTCAAGTTGAGCCTTTGCTTGTGCGATTTGCTCGGGAGTGGATGGAGGGCATGAACCGATATGATGGGTCTTGCCTGTTACCATAATAGTAGCGATGTTGTCGTCACCAAACTGCTTTTCAAGGCGCTCAAATATGGATAGGCCTGCAGGTATGGCTTTGAACTTGGAGTTGCTCATTACGCCTGTGACATCGGGATCATAACCGGTGAGCATCTGTGTATGGCCCGCCTTGGTGTCGGTATTATGGCCACTTATGTCAATTTTGACCATATTACCCTCGGAGATTAGTTTAGCGAGGTTTGGCAGTTCATTTCGAGAAAAACACTCATTTAAGTGGTCTTTCTGCACGCCATCCCATGAGAACAGAATTGCATTTCTCTGGCTTGGCGGGGTTGCTGGGTTAAAGCAGAACCCAGGCAAGCACAAAGCGACAAGCAACAGGATAAGAAGCACAAAACGGGATTTCCTCAAGGTTTCCTCCTCCTCTTTCTTGATTTTTTACCAGCCCTTGTAGACGAATAAGCCAGTAAATTGTTCATACTTTCATTAAACGATATTCGTGAAAATCCTTCCGAATGACAATTGCATTTCAACAGTGTTGCGTATCCTAAATCCAAACGTCTTCGGGCTGTCTCAATTAAGCATTGAAAATTGGGTAAGAATACGTTGCATAAAGCTTATAAATGGAAAAAAGCGGCAAAGTGAAGTGCTTAGCTATCGTTGCTCATCCTGATGACGAGGCTATATGGATGGGCGGTACAATATTGA is part of the Armatimonadota bacterium genome and harbors:
- a CDS encoding alkaline phosphatase family protein is translated as MRKSRFVLLILLLVALCLPGFCFNPATPPSQRNAILFSWDGVQKDHLNECFSRNELPNLAKLISEGNMVKIDISGHNTDTKAGHTQMLTGYDPDVTGVMSNSKFKAIPAGLSIFERLEKQFGDDNIATIMVTGKTHHIGSCPPSTPEQIAQAKAQLEKIKARNKPNNKTGIADPDAAAQAQQKRKAQVQRLNAIIQNTDGEPFFHVSKNIDIWDGEKSRTCEVNGPLMINYLDKYGKGRFFAFYHFSDPDHTGHNHGENSKEHNDAIIACDKWLGEIVKKLKDLGVYDKTMIFVTADHGFDEGKTSHSNAPYVFLASNVKSLKRDGHQRDIAPTILNEMGVDISKLEPKFKGVVLTK